The Synergistaceae bacterium genome includes a window with the following:
- the rpsP gene encoding 30S ribosomal protein S16: MAVKIRLSRQGRKKAPFYRLVVADERSPRDGKFIDLIGTYNPMTDPASVNIDEERALRWLKNGALPSDTARGLLKKQGIWDKFKNREA, translated from the coding sequence ATGGCGGTAAAGATTCGTTTGTCGCGTCAAGGCAGGAAAAAAGCCCCATTTTATAGATTAGTAGTAGCAGATGAGCGTTCACCGAGAGACGGTAAATTTATAGACTTAATCGGGACATATAATCCGATGACGGATCCAGCATCTGTTAATATCGACGAAGAACGGGCTTTACGTTGGCTGAAGAACGGTGCATTACCTTCAGACACGGCGCGCGGGCTTTTAAAGAAGCAGGGAATCTGGGACAAATTCAAGAACAGGGAAGCGTAA